In the Rhizobium sp. CB3090 genome, one interval contains:
- a CDS encoding IS1182 family transposase, which produces MLKKPAAEQTAIEMVTLDSLVPKDHLLRKIDQVIDFSFIHDRVAGLYCADNGRPALDPTLMFKALFIGYLFGIRSERQLVREIEVNVAYRWFLRLRLTDGVFDASTLSQNRRRRFNDPCVAQDIFDHIVEQAIAHKLVDGTVLYTDSTHLKANANKGKYDLAMIEKSRADYWADLDRAIEAERVVHGQKPLKEKEREPQVKETKVSRTDPEAGYMVRDGKPKGFFYLDHRTVDGKLAIITDTHVTPANVHDSIVYLDRLDRQRRRFGFDVGAVGLDAGYATAGIAKGLEDRQILGVTGYRNPTPPKAGMMRKSKFVHDMQADGYRCPEGQLLTYATTDRNGYKHYTSDPAICQTCPLLASCTSNAKAVRSITRHVWQDARERTDAHRLTPWGRAIYKRRKETVERSFADAKQLHGHRYARFRSLTRVACQCLLAAAAQNIKKIAMALTKAPKPSLA; this is translated from the coding sequence ATGTTGAAGAAACCCGCTGCCGAACAGACGGCGATCGAGATGGTGACGCTCGATAGCCTGGTGCCGAAGGATCACCTGCTTCGCAAGATCGATCAGGTGATCGATTTTTCCTTCATCCATGATCGTGTTGCCGGACTTTACTGCGCCGACAACGGCCGGCCGGCGCTCGATCCGACCTTGATGTTCAAGGCGCTGTTTATCGGCTATCTGTTCGGCATCCGCTCGGAGCGTCAGTTGGTGCGCGAGATCGAGGTCAACGTCGCCTATCGCTGGTTCCTGCGGCTGAGGCTGACGGACGGAGTGTTCGACGCCTCGACCTTGTCGCAGAACCGCCGCCGGCGCTTCAACGATCCCTGCGTAGCCCAGGATATCTTCGATCATATCGTCGAACAGGCGATCGCCCACAAGCTGGTCGACGGCACGGTGCTTTATACCGACTCGACGCATCTGAAGGCCAATGCCAACAAGGGCAAATACGATCTTGCCATGATCGAAAAGTCGCGTGCCGACTATTGGGCCGATCTCGACCGGGCCATTGAGGCCGAGCGTGTCGTGCACGGCCAGAAGCCGTTGAAGGAGAAGGAGCGCGAGCCGCAGGTCAAGGAGACCAAGGTCAGCCGCACCGATCCGGAGGCGGGCTATATGGTGCGCGACGGCAAGCCCAAGGGCTTCTTCTATCTCGACCACCGCACGGTGGACGGCAAGCTTGCCATCATCACCGACACCCATGTCACACCGGCCAACGTGCATGACTCGATCGTCTATCTCGATCGGCTGGACCGGCAGCGCCGCCGCTTCGGCTTCGACGTCGGTGCCGTCGGACTGGATGCCGGCTATGCCACGGCCGGTATCGCCAAGGGGCTGGAAGACCGGCAGATCCTCGGCGTCACCGGCTATCGCAATCCGACGCCGCCCAAGGCCGGCATGATGCGCAAGTCGAAGTTCGTCCATGACATGCAAGCCGATGGTTATCGCTGCCCCGAGGGTCAGCTCTTGACCTATGCCACCACCGACCGCAACGGCTACAAGCACTACACATCCGATCCGGCCATCTGCCAAACCTGTCCGCTGCTGGCCTCCTGCACATCCAACGCCAAAGCGGTCCGCTCCATCACCCGCCATGTCTGGCAAGATGCTCGTGAACGCACCGATGCCCACCGTCTCACCCCCTGGGGAAGGGCTATCTACAAGCGCCGCAAGGAGACGGTCGAACGCTCCTTTGCCGATGCCAAGCAACTGCACGGGCACCGCTATGCCCGCTTCCGAAGTCTCACCCGCGTCGCCTGCCAGTGCCTGCTGGCGGCAGCAGCGCAGAACATCAAGAAGATCGCCATGGCGCTCACCAAAGCACCCAAACCGAGCCTGGCGTGA
- a CDS encoding D-glycerate dehydrogenase, giving the protein MTTKKKPKVYITRKLPDAVETRMRELFDAELNIDDTPRTQAELVEAVRSADVLVPTVTDRIDAALIEEAGPQMKLIASFSNGTDHIDIEAAARRGITVTNTPNVLTEDTADMTMALILAVPRRLAEGARVLTDKPGEWAGWSPTWMLGRRIHGKRIGIVGMGRIGTAVARRAKAFGLSIHYHNRKRVSPRTEDELEATYWDSLDQMLARVDIVSVNCPSTPATFHLISARRLALLQPTSYIVNTARGDVIDETALIKILREGKIAGAGLDVFENEPAVNPKLVKLANEGKVVLLPHMSSATLESRIDMGDKVIINIRAFIDGHRPPNRVLPFR; this is encoded by the coding sequence ATGACGACGAAGAAAAAACCGAAGGTCTATATCACGCGCAAACTGCCGGATGCGGTGGAGACGCGGATGCGCGAACTCTTCGATGCCGAGCTCAACATTGACGATACGCCGCGCACGCAGGCGGAGCTTGTCGAAGCGGTTCGGTCCGCCGATGTGCTGGTGCCGACGGTCACCGACCGCATCGATGCCGCGCTGATCGAGGAAGCGGGGCCGCAGATGAAGCTGATCGCCAGCTTTTCCAACGGCACCGATCATATCGACATCGAAGCTGCCGCCCGCCGTGGCATCACGGTCACCAATACGCCGAATGTCTTGACCGAAGATACGGCCGACATGACCATGGCATTGATCCTTGCCGTACCGCGGCGCCTCGCCGAAGGTGCGCGGGTGCTGACGGACAAGCCCGGCGAGTGGGCCGGCTGGTCACCCACCTGGATGCTCGGCCGACGGATCCACGGCAAGCGCATCGGCATCGTCGGCATGGGCCGCATCGGCACCGCCGTCGCGCGCCGCGCCAAGGCATTCGGTCTGTCCATCCACTATCACAACCGCAAGCGCGTCAGCCCGAGGACCGAAGACGAGCTGGAGGCGACCTATTGGGACAGCCTCGATCAGATGCTTGCCCGCGTTGACATCGTTTCCGTCAACTGCCCATCGACGCCGGCGACCTTCCACCTGATTTCGGCGCGCCGGCTCGCTCTGCTGCAGCCGACAAGCTACATCGTCAACACGGCGCGCGGCGATGTCATCGACGAGACGGCGCTGATCAAGATCCTGCGTGAAGGCAAGATCGCCGGTGCCGGCCTCGACGTATTCGAGAACGAACCGGCCGTCAATCCGAAGCTGGTGAAGCTCGCCAACGAGGGCAAAGTGGTGTTGTTGCCGCATATGAGCTCCGCCACGCTCGAAAGCCGCATCGACATGGGCGACAAGGTCATCATCAACATCCGCGCCTTCATCGACGGCCATCGCCCGCCGAACCGCGTCCTGCCGTTTCGGTGA
- a CDS encoding SH3 domain-containing protein — protein sequence MRGKILNSCAVFAIGLMMAGTTADLAAAQAAKGPSGLPLPRFVTLKSKRVNLRVGPSGDYAVSWMYLKQGLPVEIIQEYDNWRRVRDADGTEGWVNQSLLSGQRSAIAAPWMKGKGKAVFVNMRRDAQPSSTVIAKLQPGVMMNIRECTGDWCLATADGTEGWVAQSEIWGAYPGEAFK from the coding sequence ATGCGTGGCAAAATCCTGAATTCCTGCGCTGTTTTCGCGATCGGCCTGATGATGGCCGGCACCACTGCCGATCTTGCCGCGGCCCAGGCCGCTAAGGGACCAAGCGGATTGCCGCTGCCGAGGTTCGTCACCCTGAAGTCGAAGCGCGTCAACCTGCGCGTCGGCCCCAGCGGGGACTATGCAGTGTCATGGATGTATCTCAAGCAGGGATTGCCGGTCGAAATCATTCAGGAATACGACAATTGGCGCCGCGTGCGTGATGCCGACGGCACCGAAGGCTGGGTCAATCAGTCGTTGCTCTCCGGCCAGCGCTCGGCCATCGCCGCGCCCTGGATGAAGGGCAAGGGCAAGGCGGTCTTCGTCAACATGCGCCGCGATGCGCAGCCGTCGAGCACAGTCATCGCCAAGCTGCAGCCGGGCGTGATGATGAACATCCGCGAATGCACCGGCGACTGGTGTCTGGCGACCGCCGACGGCACCGAAGGTTGGGTCGCGCAGTCCGAAATCTGGGGCGCCTACCCCGGCGAAGCCTTCAAGTAA
- a CDS encoding cytochrome c family protein translates to MNSSYVNMGVGALLATLFVLKSVSLASGFIFHSETPEKPGFAIIAAEETSGGAGDKAAAAKQETPIAQLLQKADVKAGESIFKKCQACHDGTKGGPNKVGPNLWGVVDRPIASHEGFGYSAAMKDFSKGSSEKWTYDHLYHFLEAPKKFISGTAMGFAGLPKEEDRANVIAYLRTLADTPEPLPDANAPAATN, encoded by the coding sequence ATGAATTCATCCTACGTGAACATGGGTGTCGGGGCACTTCTGGCCACACTTTTTGTACTGAAGTCCGTGTCGCTCGCGTCAGGATTTATTTTCCATTCAGAAACACCGGAAAAGCCGGGCTTTGCAATTATCGCCGCTGAAGAGACGTCTGGCGGAGCAGGCGACAAGGCCGCTGCTGCCAAGCAGGAAACGCCGATCGCGCAATTGCTGCAGAAGGCCGACGTCAAAGCCGGCGAATCGATCTTCAAGAAGTGTCAGGCCTGCCATGACGGCACCAAGGGCGGGCCGAACAAGGTCGGTCCTAATCTCTGGGGTGTCGTCGATCGCCCGATCGCCTCGCATGAAGGTTTCGGCTATTCCGCCGCCATGAAGGATTTTTCCAAGGGCAGCAGCGAAAAGTGGACCTACGATCATCTCTACCACTTCCTCGAAGCGCCGAAGAAATTCATCTCCGGAACGGCGATGGGCTTCGCCGGCCTCCCGAAGGAAGAAGATCGCGCCAATGTCATCGCATATCTGCGCACGCTGGCCGACACGCCTGAGCCGCTGCCCGATGCGAACGCTCCGGCAGCGACCAACTGA
- a CDS encoding cadmium resistance transporter produces MDYLFGNLGIAIVLFASTNVDDIFVLLGFFADRKFRTRQIVIGQYLGIAALCGASALASLISLVVPAAYIGLLGLVPIFLGLKTLRTLRQGSEAEDNPEDHEKASIGHGNIMAVATVTIANGGDNISIYTPLFATRTIDEIAIIAIVFALMTALWLSAAHFLVNHPTIGSPIRRYGHRIVPFVLVALGILILYEAGTIRLFWR; encoded by the coding sequence TTGGATTATTTGTTCGGGAATCTCGGCATTGCCATCGTCCTGTTTGCATCGACGAACGTGGACGATATTTTTGTCTTGCTTGGATTTTTCGCGGATCGAAAATTTCGCACCCGGCAGATTGTCATCGGCCAATATCTGGGCATTGCCGCCCTTTGCGGCGCAAGCGCCCTTGCCTCCTTGATCTCTCTCGTCGTTCCCGCCGCCTATATCGGCCTTCTTGGCTTGGTACCGATCTTCCTGGGTCTGAAGACGCTACGGACGTTGCGGCAAGGTTCTGAAGCGGAGGACAATCCGGAAGATCATGAGAAGGCGTCAATCGGGCATGGCAATATCATGGCGGTCGCGACGGTGACGATTGCGAATGGCGGCGACAACATCAGCATCTACACGCCGCTCTTCGCCACGCGCACGATCGATGAGATTGCCATCATCGCGATCGTCTTTGCGTTGATGACGGCTTTATGGCTGAGCGCCGCGCACTTCCTTGTCAATCACCCGACGATCGGCTCGCCGATCAGGCGTTATGGACATCGGATAGTGCCCTTCGTTCTCGTGGCACTTGGAATCCTCATTCTCTACGAGGCCGGAACCATTCGATTGTTTTGGCGATAG
- the dnaJ gene encoding molecular chaperone DnaJ — protein MAKADFYDTLGVARTADEKELKSAFRKLAMKFHPDKNPEDKDAERKFKEINEAYETLKDPQKRAAYDRYGHAAFEHGGMGGGGGFGGGGFGGGGFSDIFEDIFGEMMGGGRSRGRSSGGRERGADLRYNMEISLEEAFTGKTAQIRVPTSITCDVCSGSGAKPGTQPKTCGTCQGAGRVRAAQGFFSVERTCPTCHGRGQIIPDPCTKCHGQGRVTEERSLSVNIPAGIEDGTRIRLQGEGEAGLRGGPSGDLYIFLSVKPHEFFQRDGADLYCAVPISMTTAALGGTFDVATLDGTKSRVTVPEGTQVGKQFRLKAKGMPVLRSSQVGDLYIQIQIETPQKLTKRQRELLQEFEQISSKDNNPESTGFFSRMKDFFDTFSD, from the coding sequence ATGGCAAAAGCGGACTTTTACGACACGTTGGGCGTCGCCAGGACGGCAGATGAAAAAGAGCTGAAAAGCGCTTTTCGCAAGCTGGCGATGAAATTTCATCCGGACAAGAACCCGGAGGATAAGGACGCCGAGCGAAAGTTCAAGGAAATCAACGAAGCTTACGAGACGCTCAAGGACCCGCAGAAGCGCGCGGCCTATGATCGTTACGGCCATGCCGCCTTCGAGCATGGCGGCATGGGCGGTGGCGGCGGTTTTGGCGGCGGCGGCTTCGGCGGCGGTGGCTTCTCCGATATTTTCGAAGATATTTTCGGCGAGATGATGGGTGGCGGACGCTCGCGCGGGCGCTCCTCCGGCGGTCGCGAACGCGGCGCCGACCTTCGCTACAACATGGAAATCTCGCTCGAAGAGGCCTTCACCGGCAAGACGGCGCAGATTCGCGTGCCGACATCGATCACCTGCGACGTCTGTTCCGGCTCCGGCGCCAAGCCGGGCACGCAGCCGAAGACCTGCGGCACTTGCCAGGGTGCGGGCCGCGTGCGGGCGGCACAGGGTTTCTTCTCGGTCGAACGTACCTGCCCGACCTGCCATGGGCGCGGCCAGATCATTCCCGATCCCTGCACCAAATGCCACGGCCAAGGCCGCGTGACCGAGGAGCGTTCGCTTTCGGTCAACATCCCGGCCGGCATCGAGGATGGCACGCGCATCCGGCTGCAGGGCGAAGGCGAAGCCGGCCTGCGCGGCGGGCCCTCGGGCGATCTCTACATCTTCCTCTCCGTCAAGCCGCATGAATTCTTCCAGCGCGACGGGGCCGATCTCTATTGCGCCGTACCGATCTCGATGACAACGGCGGCCCTTGGAGGCACCTTCGACGTTGCAACGCTCGACGGCACGAAATCGCGCGTCACCGTTCCCGAGGGCACGCAGGTCGGCAAGCAATTCCGCCTGAAGGCGAAGGGCATGCCGGTGTTGCGCTCCAGCCAGGTCGGGGATCTCTACATTCAAATCCAGATCGAAACGCCGCAAAAGCTCACCAAGCGTCAGCGCGAGCTGCTGCAGGAATTCGAGCAGATCTCCTCGAAGGACAACAATCCCGAATCAACCGGCTTTTTTTCCCGCATGAAGGATTTCTTCGATACGTTCAGCGACTAA
- a CDS encoding AEC family transporter yields MSEIFSDVLPIFLLILVGWLIVRGGILTASVGEAMSEFVFKIAVPLLLFQTIAGAHFHGASPFRLWIAYFSGVAVAWTAGHLAATRLFGRDARIGVLAGVSSAFANNVFIGLPLVSRVVGADGIVALSILIAVHLPVMMIAGTMLMEQAERKANGGTGRSTGELLKQVGRNLVRNPLVIGLVAGLVVHLIGIPLPATLGTVVDSIANTAGPAALISLGMALRQYGISGNLGVASVTSAFKLLLLPACVLAAGYLLGLSPEWRKALVLTSSVPTGVNAWLIANRFGVGHSLAASTITLTTALGVISVSLWAYVLG; encoded by the coding sequence ATGTCCGAAATCTTTTCCGATGTCTTGCCGATTTTCCTGCTGATCCTCGTCGGCTGGCTGATCGTGCGTGGCGGCATATTGACGGCCAGCGTTGGCGAGGCGATGAGCGAGTTCGTCTTCAAGATCGCCGTGCCGCTGCTGCTGTTCCAGACCATTGCGGGCGCGCATTTTCACGGAGCTTCGCCGTTCCGATTGTGGATCGCCTATTTTTCCGGTGTCGCGGTCGCTTGGACGGCCGGCCATCTGGCGGCGACGCGGCTGTTCGGGCGGGATGCGCGGATCGGGGTGCTCGCCGGTGTCTCGTCAGCCTTCGCCAACAATGTCTTCATCGGGCTGCCGCTGGTGAGCCGTGTGGTCGGTGCCGACGGCATCGTGGCGCTATCGATCCTGATTGCCGTGCATCTGCCCGTCATGATGATCGCAGGCACAATGCTGATGGAACAGGCTGAGCGCAAGGCCAACGGCGGCACGGGGCGAAGCACGGGCGAACTCCTGAAGCAGGTCGGCAGAAATCTCGTCCGCAATCCGCTGGTCATCGGACTTGTCGCCGGGCTTGTCGTGCACCTTATCGGCATTCCCTTGCCGGCAACGCTCGGCACCGTCGTCGACAGCATCGCCAATACGGCAGGCCCGGCCGCATTGATTTCACTCGGCATGGCCCTGCGGCAATATGGGATTTCCGGCAATCTCGGCGTTGCCAGCGTCACTTCGGCCTTCAAGCTTTTGTTGTTGCCAGCCTGCGTGCTCGCGGCCGGTTACCTTCTCGGCCTGAGCCCGGAATGGCGAAAAGCACTGGTGCTCACTTCATCGGTTCCAACAGGTGTGAACGCCTGGCTGATTGCCAATCGCTTTGGTGTCGGCCACAGTCTCGCCGCTTCGACGATCACGCTGACAACGGCCCTCGGCGTAATTTCGGTGTCACTCTGGGCCTATGTGCTTGGCTAG
- a CDS encoding molybdopterin-synthase adenylyltransferase MoeB, whose translation MDPLSSDEIARYQRHILLPEVGGAGQQRLKAARVLVIGAGGLGAPVLQYLAAAGVGTLGIVDDDRVSLSNLQRQVIHDTGTIGELKTQSAADAIARLNPHVRVIRFEERFSPDTSTRHLAGFDLVIDGSDNFDTRYAAADATEAARLPLVTGAVGRFDGSVTTLKPYENDADGLPNPRYRDLFPAPPPQGLIPSCAEAGILGALTGVIGTLMAMEAIKLITGIGEPLIGRLLLYDGLAARFETVRYRRKRPRAAAE comes from the coding sequence ATGGACCCTTTGAGCTCAGACGAAATCGCCCGCTATCAGCGCCATATCCTCCTGCCGGAGGTCGGCGGCGCCGGCCAGCAAAGACTGAAGGCGGCACGCGTGCTTGTTATCGGCGCTGGCGGCCTTGGTGCGCCGGTGCTGCAGTACCTCGCCGCCGCCGGTGTCGGCACGCTGGGTATTGTCGATGACGACCGCGTTTCGCTTTCCAACCTGCAGCGGCAGGTGATTCACGATACTGGGACGATCGGCGAGCTGAAGACGCAAAGCGCGGCGGATGCCATCGCGCGATTGAACCCGCATGTGCGCGTCATCCGTTTCGAGGAGCGGTTCAGCCCCGATACTTCGACGCGACATCTTGCCGGTTTCGATCTGGTCATCGATGGCTCCGACAATTTCGACACGCGCTATGCGGCCGCCGATGCGACCGAAGCGGCGCGTCTGCCGCTGGTGACCGGCGCAGTCGGGCGCTTCGACGGGTCCGTGACGACGCTGAAGCCTTATGAGAATGATGCCGACGGCCTCCCCAATCCACGCTATCGCGATCTGTTCCCGGCGCCGCCGCCACAAGGTCTCATTCCGAGCTGTGCCGAGGCTGGTATCCTCGGTGCCTTGACGGGCGTCATCGGCACGCTGATGGCAATGGAGGCGATCAAGCTCATCACTGGCATCGGTGAACCGCTGATCGGCCGGCTGCTGCTCTATGACGGGCTTGCCGCTCGCTTCGAGACGGTCCGCTATCGGCGCAAGCGCCCGAGGGCCGCGGCCGAATAA
- a CDS encoding GNAT family N-acetyltransferase, producing the protein MILQRLDDSFDRWQELLELIFASFAYMNGRIDPPSSALTLTPQSLREKASNEIGYVAFKDDQLAGCIFCRPELDSLYIGKLGVLPAAQGKGIGRRLLWLAETTAREHGLAELQLETRIELTGNHITFANWGFRKTAENRHAGFDRTTSIEMRKSLI; encoded by the coding sequence ATCATTCTTCAGCGTCTCGACGACAGCTTCGACCGCTGGCAGGAGCTGCTTGAGCTCATTTTTGCCTCTTTCGCCTATATGAACGGGAGGATCGATCCGCCCTCTTCGGCGCTGACGCTGACCCCGCAATCGCTCCGAGAAAAGGCGAGCAACGAGATCGGCTATGTTGCGTTCAAAGATGATCAATTAGCCGGCTGCATATTCTGCCGTCCGGAACTGGATAGCCTCTATATCGGCAAGCTCGGTGTCCTGCCGGCCGCGCAGGGCAAGGGGATCGGCAGGCGCTTGCTGTGGCTTGCAGAGACGACGGCGCGGGAACATGGCCTTGCAGAATTGCAGCTGGAAACGCGGATCGAGCTGACCGGTAATCACATTACCTTTGCCAACTGGGGATTCCGGAAAACCGCCGAGAACCGCCACGCGGGCTTCGACCGCACGACGTCGATCGAGATGCGGAAGAGCCTGATCTAG
- the recF gene encoding DNA replication/repair protein RecF — MPHKVFISRLKLTDFRNYAAAALALDERHVVLTGDNGAGKTNLMEAVSFLSPGRGLRRAAYADVTRVDASGGFSIFAELDGMDGEVEIGTGVDATDETTARKLRINGTPAKTADELTDHLRVLWLTPSMDGLFTGGSSERRRFLDRLVLSLDPAHGRRASDFERAMRSRNKLLAEGRFDPSWLAGIEEQMASLGIAMALARQEMLGLLTRLIDDSREATPFPSATLELSGFLDRQFDRPAVDLEDSYAEMLRDGRYRDAAAGRTLDGPHRADLLVRHREKHMEAERCSTGEQKALLVGLILAHARLVGNLTGHAPILLLDEIAAHLDEGRRAALFDLIDGLGGQAFMTGTDKAMFSALGERAQFFTVAHGGITKS; from the coding sequence ATGCCGCACAAGGTTTTCATCTCGCGCCTGAAGCTGACCGACTTCCGCAATTATGCGGCGGCGGCGCTTGCGCTTGACGAGCGGCATGTGGTGCTGACCGGGGACAACGGCGCCGGCAAGACCAATCTGATGGAGGCAGTCTCCTTCCTCTCGCCGGGGCGCGGGCTGCGGCGCGCGGCCTATGCGGATGTCACGCGCGTCGACGCATCGGGCGGCTTTTCGATCTTCGCCGAACTCGATGGCATGGACGGCGAAGTCGAGATCGGCACCGGTGTCGACGCGACAGACGAGACGACGGCCCGAAAACTCAGAATCAACGGTACGCCGGCGAAGACCGCGGACGAACTGACCGACCATCTGCGCGTGCTCTGGCTGACGCCATCCATGGATGGATTGTTCACTGGCGGCTCCTCCGAACGGCGGCGTTTCCTCGACCGGCTGGTGCTGTCGCTCGATCCGGCGCATGGCCGCCGCGCCAGCGATTTCGAACGCGCTATGCGCAGCCGCAACAAATTACTCGCCGAAGGCCGATTCGATCCTTCCTGGCTTGCCGGCATCGAAGAACAGATGGCGAGTCTCGGCATCGCCATGGCGCTCGCCCGACAGGAAATGCTCGGCCTTCTTACCCGACTGATCGACGACAGCCGCGAGGCGACGCCTTTTCCGTCGGCAACGCTAGAGCTCTCCGGTTTCCTCGACCGGCAGTTCGATCGTCCGGCCGTCGATCTCGAGGACAGCTATGCCGAGATGCTGCGTGACGGTCGTTATCGCGACGCGGCCGCCGGGCGTACGCTTGACGGTCCGCACCGGGCCGATCTGCTGGTGCGTCATCGCGAGAAACATATGGAAGCGGAGCGCTGCTCGACGGGCGAACAGAAGGCGCTGCTCGTCGGCCTCATCCTTGCCCATGCCCGCCTCGTCGGCAATTTGACCGGCCATGCGCCGATCCTGTTGCTGGATGAAATCGCCGCGCATCTGGACGAAGGCCGGCGTGCAGCCCTCTTTGACCTGATCGACGGGCTCGGCGGCCAGGCCTTCATGACCGGCACCGATAAGGCGATGTTTTCCGCGCTTGGCGAGCGTGCGCAATTCTTTACCGTCGCGCATGGCGGCATTACGAAATCATAG
- a CDS encoding adenosine kinase produces MTRFDVLTVGNAIVDIISRCNDQFLIDNKITKAAMNLIDADRAELLYSRMGPALEASGGSAGNTAAGVANFGGRSAYFGKVAEDQLGEIFAHDIRAQGVHYETKPKGTFPPTARSMIFVTEDGERSMNTYLGACVELGPEDVEEDVVADAKVTYFEGYLWDPPRAKEAIRECARIAHANGREMSMTLSDSFCVGRYRDEFLDLMRSGTVDIVFANRDEALSLYETDDFDKALKLIAGDCKIAAVTTGKDGAVIVRGNERYVVDAHPIEERVDTTGAGDLFAAGFLFGYTQGRTLEDCAKLGNLAAAIVIEQIGPRPMRSLLEAAKEAGLL; encoded by the coding sequence ATGACTCGTTTCGATGTACTGACCGTTGGCAACGCTATCGTCGACATTATCTCCCGCTGCAACGATCAGTTCCTGATCGACAACAAGATCACCAAGGCCGCGATGAATCTCATCGATGCCGATCGCGCCGAGCTGCTTTATTCGCGCATGGGGCCGGCACTCGAAGCCTCCGGCGGCAGCGCCGGCAATACGGCGGCTGGTGTTGCGAATTTCGGCGGCAGATCGGCCTATTTCGGCAAGGTCGCGGAAGATCAGTTGGGAGAAATCTTCGCGCACGACATCCGTGCTCAGGGCGTGCATTACGAGACTAAGCCGAAGGGTACGTTCCCGCCGACCGCCCGCTCCATGATCTTCGTTACCGAGGATGGCGAGCGTTCGATGAACACCTATCTCGGCGCCTGCGTCGAGCTTGGCCCGGAAGATGTCGAGGAAGATGTCGTCGCCGACGCCAAGGTCACCTATTTCGAAGGCTATCTCTGGGACCCGCCGCGCGCCAAGGAAGCGATTCGCGAATGTGCCCGCATCGCCCATGCCAATGGCCGCGAGATGTCGATGACCCTGTCGGACAGCTTCTGCGTTGGCCGATATCGCGACGAATTCCTCGATCTCATGCGCTCCGGGACTGTCGATATCGTCTTCGCCAATCGCGATGAGGCATTGTCGCTCTACGAGACGGATGATTTCGACAAGGCATTGAAGCTGATTGCGGGCGATTGCAAGATCGCAGCGGTGACAACAGGCAAGGACGGTGCGGTGATCGTGCGCGGCAACGAACGCTATGTCGTCGATGCCCATCCGATCGAAGAGCGCGTCGATACGACCGGCGCCGGTGATCTTTTTGCCGCAGGCTTCCTCTTTGGCTATACGCAAGGGCGTACGCTTGAGGATTGCGCCAAACTCGGCAACCTCGCAGCGGCTATCGTTATCGAACAGATCGGCCCTCGGCCGATGCGGTCGCTGTTGGAAGCCGCCAAGGAGGCGGGGCTTCTCTAA